The segment GCAGTGGCAAACTGGAAACTGAACtgactttttgttattttacctTTTCAGTAGATGTCAGACGAAGGGAACCCTGCGGACAAGAAGGGACCTCCCAAGTTCAAGCAGAGGGCCATGCGTACCTTCAAGAGCAAGGCGCCTAAACCCGGCCAGAAGGGGTGAGATGGATttagcacgcacacacacacacacacacaaaacatacagGCATTACCGTCCTTTGCCATCTTAGTCCTTTACTTTCATTTCAAACACCACTTCTCTCAGTTTATACTGATCAGAgctttctttttgtctcatGCACTCAGATTCGGAGACGACATCCCCGGCATGGAGGGTCTGGGCACGGACATCACCGTGGTCTGTCCCTGGGAGGCCTTCGGGGACATGGAGCTCAGCGACCTGGCCAAATACGGCATCGTTTAGCCCTCCGCCTTTTACCTGTGTTGCCACAACTGTCCCTTCATGTAACCTGTGACTGTGTACAAATCTTGAACTAGTGCTCTAATGAGGACGCACATACTGCTTATTTAATGGTGAGGAACAAAGAGatccagcctctctctctctctcatgcactGTATCTTCCCTTGCCTTTCCACCAATTCTACGCCGTCCTCAAAACCAggtcagcagctgcagccctAAACCctgaaaagaaatcaaatgaattgcATGGAGTAGATTTGTTGAAATATGTAAAAGTGGGTTTGATATCCGTTATTGTGATATCGAAGTGATGCCTTTTCTGTCCTCTTGCACCCTCGTCCCATCAAAACTGCGGATTCAACGTGcaagtgtttattttgtttatgagctaaaaatatattttcatgatgAATCTGTAATTATTTCAACTCCTTTGGGAAATAACTGAATTATGTTCTGTAAAATGAATGATCCCGTTAACAcaataaatgttaatgttttccATAGAAGCGTATCTGTGTTATTATTAACACCACGTGCCGCTCTCACATTAAAAACGGTTTTACCTTTAACACAATGTCCAAAAGCGACATTTGTAATTGTGCATTTTTCCCTGTTTGTACTTCAGAGTAATAAATAGAATAATCTGCTCTGAACAACAGACTTACTGCAGCACTTGCTTATCACTAAAATATTATGGTATTCATTCAAATTCTAAAAATGATTCTGGCTTCAACATCATaagaagatgagaagaagattaaattaaattgttgttGCCGTGGCAACCACAGCTGCTAATTCCCTGTGAGTACAGCAAGTCTTTAATTTGTCCCCGCGGGGACATAGAAGAGGAGAGGTTTGACAGAGATGGATTCTTACtgtccacacagacaccacatGCCAACATCACCATATCTGCTATCACAGCAACCACTTCCTTCTGGAAAGAAGTAACAAACAATTTAACCAGATgattcgacccccccccccgccacgttCCCAGTCAGCGGCCCTGAGACATTTGGCTCCGTCCCTTTTTGTCTCTGAATCCCTCCTGCACCAATCGGCTGTCAGGGTtttgcacacagagagaggacagagcAATGTGGGGTACACATGAGTTCAAGTAGCGCTCCACCGCTAAAGGGACCCCCCTCCAAAGAGGGTCAGGATCACTGCTCTATACAGGAAGCTTTTGATTAGACGTCGTCACATATGAAAGTTCACCTAAATTGTTAaaccatatacattttatatcGTGTGGATACATCTTGTTTTATCTTCTGAGGTTTTCAGAAACCAGTCTCTTTGATTTCTTCCTCCAAATCCCCCGAGTACCTCGTTTCATTAAGTCATATTTTTGCTGATTACTAATCTGGTACGTCAATCACCGCGGTGAATTCAACAGAAGACCTCCATGATGAGAAGCCCTGCTAGAAGTAATTGTTTCTCCTCTGTGTTCACCCACAgagccgcccccccacccccaccctccctccacccccccgccctgctTAATCTCCCAAGGTTCCTGGTAATGAAGTGGCCAAAGGTTTTGAAGTGATGATTGCTATATTTAAAGCAAATTACACAAGGCACTCTCCCTTTGCCTTCTCACTGTTTAAAGGCTCACAAAGCTGATTGGTGCAGTGACACGAACGCACATTGTTATCTGGAGgaccgccacacacacacacacacagtcaaacacacacacacacagacagatattGCCACCAACAGAAATGAGGATATAGTGAGAGTTATTGCTGGCAATATATAATATTCAATCAAACACCATGATTTCAAAGAACGTGTGACAATAagaattgtttctttttgttaagcATCGGCCGCACATCCTTCCATGAGGGGGCCGCCATATTTCTATAGTACCCAGAATGGACAAACCAAAcgatgatgagagagagagagagagagagagagagagagacgagtaCTTCGTCTTCTAGTTGGATGCTGGTGCGTAACGTCACAGACCGATATGCAATCGATCTGCTTTTCCTCTATTCATAGGTGTCCTACTCATTTATTCTTTTGCTTTCTTACACCAGTTGGTGATTGAACTAAGACGGTGTATATTTTATTCTATGATCAGCGAGGAAAATGACTTTTGTCTAATAATGTGTTTTACACTACAACAAATTGTCCAAATCCTTTATTGTAAATACCCTTTAATATGCTAACATTTTTTAGCAAGGTGAGTGTGAAATGTTGAAATTCTTTCAGGTTAGAATGtggtattattaataataataacaggcAGGACACAAAGGCAGGTGTTCTACGAAAGATATTAGCTTTTATTGTGGAATTGTTCTTTTTTACCGACAATGTCCATTTTACTGAAGAGTGAAGTGAATTATGGAATGTAGCGTGAAAATACACGCTGCGGAGAACAAATAATCAGCAGCTTTTAGGAAATATGGAGAGCAAAACATTACCGTGATATCAGAACAACAGAAACTCCTCTTTCACATCACAAAATATACTCTATTTCATTATTGTCTTTACTCCTGTGGGGAGTTTAGGGCTGTGGAACCGGTGTAAAGGCAGGGGAAGATAAAGTACGTGAGACATATGGAAACTACaggatctctttttttttttcccaggtcAAACCTTTTACTAATCAACATCTGCCTCCTCTCTCGCCAACCGCTTCAGCTACTTTTATTCCTGGCGAGACGGTGTACGCGAGGGGCGACGCGAGTCAAAGGCGGAGGGCTAAACGATGCCGTATTTGGCCAGGTCGCTGAGCTCCATGTCCCCGAAGGCCTCCCAGGGACAGACCACGGTGATGTCCGTGCCCAGACCCTCCATGCCGGGGATGTCGTCTCCGAATCTGAGTGCatgagacaaaaagaaagcTCTGATCAGTACGACCTGCGCCCTACCCACACATGGAGTAAAATACTCGAGGGCGTTCTGCGTGATCCATCAGATTCCACCTCACCCCTTCTGTCCGGGTTTAGGCGCCTTGCTCTTGAAAGTACGAGCAGTCCTCTGCTTGAACTTGGGAGGTGCCTTCCTGTCGGCGGGAACTGCAACGTCTGCCATTTGGAGCGTttactgaagaagaaaaaaaataacgaaCGCCGTTGATCTGAAAATCAAGCGTGTCAACGTTGGGACGTGACATCAGAGCGCGAAGCCTCGATGAAGAAAGTGCAACCAGCGCTCTGAGCTGCTCTGGGTTCACCCAAGCCCATCCGATCAAAAAGAGGACATTATAAAGAAAATGAGCGGTGCCTGCCGGCAGAAGTCTACCAACGAGGAGGCCGACACTAAGACATGTTCCTCCTGAAGTCCCAGGCAAAGTCTCAGGTCTCATCTCGGCCATAACACTGCAGAAAAAAGCTTTAAAGTCGTCCCTCCGTCTGTCGTCCTTTTCTTCTGCGAAATGACGTTTTTATCAAAGCTGTACTACTCACCTTCTGTCGGAGTCTTAAAGTGCTTTTCTGATGCTGCCTGATGATCTTCGCTTGGTTCCCACTTGCGggttttctccctctgtccGACGGTCCCTTTTAAAGTCCTCCAAGTGGCTAATCCCATCAGATGGTGTGTGCCAGCTCGGCTCCGTTCTCCTCTGGACCGGCTCAGCCTCCAACAGACGAGAAGAAGCAGATGGAGATATAAATACAGGACATGTGCACCTGGGGTCACTGCCCATCTCCCAACGTGTGAGTGGATCTTCTGTCTGACACAACTGCCATCAGATCAGCCATTGTATCGTAGTACAGTAAAAGAAATCACATATCTATTGGGTATCAAAAATAAGTGCAGGTATGAAACAACgttgtttgttttcactgtgtttttgtgattaTTTAGCATTTCTGCCTCActacatttcatctttttttcctcgAAACGACGTGATATGCTTAGATAATTCGTATAATACTGCATCATATCTAATGACTGTACACATGTACCAGCTACAACATCAACATGATCACACAGTCGTGTTTAATTGttgtagaagaaaaaacaatggtCTCACTATTATTTATCAGTGCTGTATTTGTGTACTTGTATCGTGCTTTTAGTCTTCCGAGCAGTCTAAGTCACGTAGAGACTTAAGAGCAGCAATTTCCAAATATGACATGATGTTTACCAGGCGCCGGTCCTAATGAAGTAATAAAGCTTGGGACGGATTTACAATCTATTTGTAAACAAACATGTGCCTGACGCAACTGATACACACCCTCTTCAGCATGTGATGTAAGATCAGAGAAGCCCTGAGATCATTCACTTGTGACAAATACAGAACACGACACCATTAAGCTCTTAATCCTTCACCTGCAGGCACGGCCTCAGGTAAAAGAGGATGCCAGTCTTACCACGGTGGGACATTAAAGGGACAGATTTGGCGAAAGCTTCCATGTTTACCCCTTATACTTCATTAATTATAGAATTTGTCAGAACATTTTAATAGGATCCCCATTTTTTTTAGCTTAATCAACCTTATTTAATGTGGCTGATGAAGCCTGTGGGTGAAAGCTCTGGAGTAATAattcaattgaattgaattgatttaaTTTGACTTAAACTGGGCTGTGCACATTaattaaacaacacaacaatccCTCTTCTCCATCTTTTCTTTGCTCTCATCCAACAATTTACACGATGAAAGCCAACTTTAGACTGAAAAGATCCCCGAGTATATGCTATGATATTGAAGTTCATACAGGAAAAGGTTGAATATGCCCGAATGCTTAAATTTATTGAGACATGTAAAGAGACaagaataaaatgaatacaaaacccCTCATGTTAGCCCACTCTTCCTACTAATGAAAGTAACTTTCACGGATTATGgataaaataaaaccatacCTTTACAGGCATTTTAAGCTCCTTAAAGATTGTGTAAGATCATTAAATCTTTATTGTGCTGTAATCATCTTCAAAGGAGACATCGGTCAGGGCCGACGGGGGCTGTCCACATTCCTTTCCATGTCAAGAATACTTCTTAtaaaaaagactaaatattaCGTTATACCTTGTTCTGTGGTGTAATTTCCTCTGCTTTAAGTTTCTTGTGAAAGGTCGATTGAGGATAGATTTTCTGGATGTCAAAACGTATTTAAAGCTGCTCTGCTGGTTTCATTGTGGGAATTCTCCTGAGCTCTGGACaatcaatatactgtatatgtataatataatatacaatGTTATGCAGAACTTCTGCACACATAGCAAATGCATAGTGAAAGAAAAGTAGGCGTACTGTTTTAACATAAAAACTGGATTTTAATGGCATAGTGCAAAACCCTAATTCATGGATTTTGATCATTGAAGCGATGGCGTTCTGGTGCTGGTCAGAGGTGTTGTCTCCACTTGTTTGCTCTCACAAGAAGGTCAAACCCATCGCTCTGAGGCTTGACCAGCTGGCAGCTAACTGGCTGTAATAGGATTGGGATTTTGTCCCTATATGTCACTGCAGAAAGATGCCCTGTGTGAGTTTTACCTGCCAAGAACCTGCCAGACAAGACATGGACACATGGTTcacatatacaaaataaatgtaattgatGATTATATTAAAAAGTACAGTGGAGTAGTAAAGAGTTATTTAAACAGTCACCGTCtaatgtgtaaaaaataaatacttaacaTAGCAGAttgaaaaatatgtttgtacatggttaaaaaaaatcttaaaatctGCATAGTatagtttgaaaaaaatgattcatcATCCAAAAACCCTATAATTATATAGGAGAATTATATAGCAAAATATCATGAATTATTGATatagtttgttaaaaaaagtaaaataaaattcaaatcaTAAAAGATAAATAGTataatatgtaaaaaatatCATGAAAAATGAATCGTAAAGTGAATAGCTCATAAAAAGGTCATACAGAAAACTATGGtacaatgaattcatttttttatacaaCAGCCACATTCTAGTAAGTCTGAGAAATGAAGGGGGGAGTCAAAGATGATTGCTGTaaccttttaattattttaattatggGTTGGTGCACTGCTGTGTGgtggaaaagagggaaaaaaaggtctTTTTGAAGGAGACAGgcatctgtttgtgttgcttGTGCACTGAGCATCAGAGACAGCGATAGGCGGACCAATAGAAACGTCTGGTGCCAGAACCCTCCCAGTATACATCCAGTGATCACAAGACCAGGACGTTCTCGTTTGAGTTCCTCACGGTTCACAGATTGCTGGTAATAATGATGACCAGTTCTGAGAACTTCCTCCTGACCCGACTCAGGAAAATACCTATA is part of the Pungitius pungitius chromosome 9, fPunPun2.1, whole genome shotgun sequence genome and harbors:
- the LOC119218275 gene encoding retinal cone rhodopsin-sensitive cGMP 3',5'-cyclic phosphodiesterase subunit gamma-like, translating into MADVAVPADRKAPPKFKQRTARTFKSKAPKPGQKGFGDDIPGMEGLGTDITVVCPWEAFGDMELSDLAKYGIV
- the pde6hb gene encoding retinal cone rhodopsin-sensitive cGMP 3',5'-cyclic phosphodiesterase subunit gamma isoform X2, which encodes MSDEGNPADKKGPPKFKQRAMRTFKSKAPKPGQKGFGDDIPGMEGLGTDITVVCPWEAFGDMELSDLAKYGIV
- the pde6hb gene encoding retinal cone rhodopsin-sensitive cGMP 3',5'-cyclic phosphodiesterase subunit gamma isoform X1, coding for MGLATWRTLKGKLGQRDKTTSENQAKIIRQHQKNTSKLQQKMSDEGNPADKKGPPKFKQRAMRTFKSKAPKPGQKGFGDDIPGMEGLGTDITVVCPWEAFGDMELSDLAKYGIV